Part of the Deferribacterota bacterium genome, CCCTCTAAATGCACTAAATTACCTGCTATTCTATAAACTGGTGGTGTTCCTGCAGTTATATGTAAGTCAGTAGCATTAAACTCAATCATTTTTTCTAGTAATTCTTTCATTATATACATTAGAGCACTCCTCTTAATCTTCTAAAGTTACCCTAATTACTTCATCAACAGTAGTAATACCTTCTCTAATCTTATTAAGCCCAGACCTACGCAATGTCAACATACCTTCTTTAATAGCAGCATCTTTTAACTCATAAGATGTTGCACCCCTTAAAATTAGATTTGCTATTTTTTCATTAATCTCCATTGTCTCAAATAATGCTATTCTTCCCTTATAACCTGTTCCATCACAGAGGTCACAACCCTTGCCTTTAACGGGGATAAAGGTTCCTATCTCCTCTTCTTTAAATCCCATGCTAAGTAATAACTCATCAGATACAGAGTTGTCTGTATCTGAGCACCCTCTACAAACACGTCTTATCAGTCTCTGAGCTGCTATTAAATTAACTGATGAAGCAACAAGAAATGGTTCAAGCCCCATATTTATAAGCCTAGTAGCAGTACTCGGCGCATCATTTGTATGAAGGGTAGAGAATACTAGGTGGCCAGTTAACGCTGCTCTAACAGCAACTTCTGCTGTTTCATAATCCCTCATCTCACCTACCATTATAATATCTGGATCCTGTCTCAAAAAGGATCTCAAAGCCGACGCAAATGTTAAGCCTATACTCTCCCTTATATTTATCTGATTAACACCAACTATATTGTATTCTACAGGATCTTCTGCTGTCATAATATTAACCTCTGGACTATTCAATCTATTAAGCGCAGCATAAAGTGTTGTTGATTTACCGCTACCAGTTGGGCCAGTCATTAGTATCATACCATAGGGTTTACTAATTGCCTTAATGTATTTTTCCATACTTTCCTTATCAAAACCTAACTCCTCTAGAGTGATAATTCCACCTGTTTTTCTAAGCAATCTCAAAACTGCCTTTTCACCGTAAATTGTAGGTATTATAGAAACCCTTATATCATACTCCATATTAGAAATCCTTAAATTAATACGCCCATCCTGAGGCAATCTCCGTTCTGCAATATCTAAACGTGCTAGAATTTTAATTCTAGAAGTAACAGCATTCTTTATCTTTACTGGAGGCTGCAGGTAATCCCTTAAAATACCATCAACCCTTAAACGTATCCTGAACATTTTTTCATAAGGTTCAAAATGTATATCTGAGGCATTCTTCTTTACTGCATCATTTAAAACTGTATTTACTAATTTTACAATAGGTGCATCCTCTGCCCCAACTGTCAATTCATCGAGGTCAACTGCTGTTTCCCCGTCTTCTTCACCCACCTCAAAATCACGAAAAGCATCCTCGTCCGCAATACCTTTGAGTTTCGTTCTTCCTGTTTTTTCCTCAATAAGCCTCTTTATATATCTATCTAAGTCAACATAGGACTCAATAGTTTTACCCGTTGCAAAACGTAATTCCTCTAACGCGAAAATATTTGATGGATCTGACATTGCTACCTTTAACTTATTACCAACAACGCCAAAGGGTATTAATGTATATTTCTTGCAGATCACATCAGGCACTAACTCCAAAACACTATCAGGGATACTCACTTTTCTAAGATCTATGTAGGGAACACCGTAATACTCACTTAATAATTTGCCTATCTCGTCTTTATCAACATATTTTAATGATACTAATATAGATGGGAGCGAGCCTCCTCTTCTAGTCTTAATGGAAAGGGCCTCTTGCAATTGCTCCTCACTTACCAAACCTTTCTCTTTAATTAAATCCTCTATAACCATCAAGTACTACCTTTTAAATAGGAACTAATTTCTTCTAAATTTATATCAAATTTTCTTTTCGTCCATATCTCAAATGATTTAATAGCTTGAAAAATTAGCATATCAAAACCATCGATTATGATATTATAATTCTTATTTTTAATTCTTTGTAAAAAAGGTGTTAAATCTTTCAAGCTATATTGTAAATCAATAGCAATATTAAAATTAATATTGTTTAAATTCATATCAAACTCTCCACTTATACCAGCTGAGGTAGCATGTATTAAAATATCACAATTTATGCCTTCTCTAAGTCTTTTATTTAAATTTTCTACTAATACAGATCCATTTTCTTTTAGCTGTAATCTACTAATTAAATTTTTTCCTTTTTCTACATTTCTACACAATATACACAGTGATTTAATTTCATTATTTAAAAGATAATATAGGATAGTGCCTACAACCCCGCCTGAGCCAATAACAACTATATTTTTATCTAATAATTCAATATTATTGTTTTCAATTAACTTACTAAAACCAAAAAGATCGGTATTATAAGCCTTTGTTATACCCTTATCTATTAACAAAGTATTTATACTATGCGTATTTTTTGCACTTGAATCAACTTCATCTATATACTTAAATATCTTCTCTTTATAAGGCAATGTAACATTAAACCCAGCAAAGTTATATCTCCTTGCAAAATTAATAAATTCACTAAGACTAGCTTCTTCCTGTAATTCAAAACAATTATATCCACCATTTATAAAATTTTTATACAGCAGATAGGTGTGTATTAATGGCGAAATACTATGCCTTAATGGATATCCTAATAAACCTAAATTATAATACATTTTACTTAAACCTCACTTTATCACTATTTCCACTCAATCTATCAGGAGCAACCATGCCAATTGATAACACAAACTTAAATCCTTCTTCCACTGTCATATCTAATTCAATAACATCTTTTTTGGGAACAATCAAAATAAAACCAGAGGTTGGATTAGGCGCAGTTGGTAAAAACACACTGAGTGTTTCCTCTCTTAAATGTTTATTAAAATATGTGAGTGTTGTATTTGTTAAAAATGCTATAGCATATAACCCCTTCTTTGGATACTCTATTAACAATACCTTTCTAAAATTGTCTGTATTTGTATTATGAAAAGCATGTATTACCTGTTTTGATGAAACATAAATAGTACTAATTAGTGGGATCTTCTTTATTATATTATCAAATAGATTTATTAATTTTTTTCCAAAATAATTTTTCGCAAAAACACCTATTATAGAAATAATGATGCATAGTAGAATCAGAGAAATAACACGTCTGCCTACTGGATTAAGTACTATATTAAAATAGCTTTCAGCCATTATAATATAGGGTAATAAGAAATTTGTGAAACTTTTAAAGATCCACATAAATATTATAAAAGTCACAATTATAGGAAGTAACGTAAATAAACCAGCCAAAAAAGAATTGCGTATATAATTTTTAATTACTTTCATTTTGTTCCAAAGAGTCTATCGCCAGCATCACCTAAACCAGGCATTATATAACCGTCTTCATTTAAACATTCATCTAGTGAAGCCACATAAATAGGTAGATCTGGATAATATTTATTCACATATTCGACGCCTTCTGGAGCGGCAATCAAACACATAATTTTTATATTTTTAACCCCTACCTCAATTAGTTTATCAACTGCTTTAACAATAGAGCCACCTGTAGCAAGCATAGGATCTAATATGATAACATTTCTATTAATACAATCATTGGGCACTTTAAAATAATATACCACGGGTTTTAAGGTATCATGGTCTCTATATATGCCTATATGGCCTACCCTCGCTGAGGGGATTAACTTTAATACACCATCTATCATGCCTACACCTGCTCTTAAGATAGGCAACAGCACAACTTTTTTCCCAGATATTATGGGAGATACCATTTGAGTCATAGGGGTTTTTATTTTTATGTTCTTTAAAGGTAAATCCTTTGTAATCTCATAGGCCATTAACATTGAAACCTCGTCTAATAATTCCTTAAATTCCTTTTTTGTTGTTCTATAATCCCTTATTTTAGTAAGCTTGTGCTTTACTAATGGATGGTTTATAATCTTTAAATTGCTATACATTTTACTATCTATTATGTTTGAATATTTGCCTTTCTAAGATTTTATTATAGGAACTCCACCCCTCATCAACACCTTCTCTTTCTAATAACTGATTAAAATTATTTAGTTTAGCATCTAAATCATCAATATAATATAAGATCAAAGCTTCATATGTCTTAGGTAGTTGGGGAGAACCATATTCTAGATATCCATGATGAGACGCTATCATATGTATGAGGAGATTCTTCAATGTGGCTGGAAAAGAATCTATTCTATTTATGTATTCATTAATTTTTTCAATACCTAATAATAGATGACCAACAAGCCTACCACAATCTGTATAATCTATACCTTCCTTTGCTTCTAATTCGTATATTTTGCCTAAGTCGTGAAATAAAGAACCTACTAATAATAAATCTGAATTAACATAATCTGAATAGTGTTTTGAGAGAAAGACAGCCAACCTAACAACAGACAATGTATGCTCCAACAGCCCTCCAATATATGGATGGTGAATACTTTTTGCCGCAGGAGATTTCTTGAATTTCTCTACTGTCTCATTATCTTCAAAAAATAAGACACATAATTTTTTTAAATATTCATCCTTTATATTCTCTAACACCGTCTTTTTCAGGGTTTCTAGCATGATATTAAGATCATACATAGATCGTGGGAGGAAATCATCATGACTTTCTCCTTCTAATTTAAACATTTTTGATATTTTTAACTGTACTTGACCATTATAATTTTGAAGGATTCCATTAATTTTAACAATATCTCCCTTTGATGGTCTAAAGTTTATATTTTTAATATTAAACATAATACCACTATATTGCTTGCTTTTTTCATCATACAAAATAAATCTAAGGTATGGCTTATTATCTTTTGTTAAATTCTCATTAACATCAATTATTAAAAACCTTTCTTCAACAATATTTAATTCCAACTATCAATCTCCTCGTTTTCTATCACACCAACTATTTCTAAAGTTACACCCTCTTTTCTCAATGCTTCTAAAATACTAATAAGCACATCCTTTTGAGATTTTGTTGTATAAATAACAACTTGCCCTTTATGCCTATTAATAGTTCTAACAATTCCAACGCCTTCATAGGAATCTATTATACTATTCAAATACATAATATCTTTCTTATCGACATATAATCTTATCTTTACAGTAGCTTTTTCACTCAAATTTAAAGAATTTCACCAACAATCTATTGTCAAATCTAAACATTTCCTCAACATCAAAGTATCTTGATTCAGCCATAAATATAAAACTACCTATACCCATAGCTAGTAATCTATCTACAAAATAATCAGACTCATTAAGTAATAATTTTGAATAATCCACTAAAAATATGCCATATTTAAATATTAAATTTTTTATTTTCACGTAAACTATACTATTAAAATATTCAGTTGATTCTAAAAGGCTATAGATCTTACTAAAAGAAAAAAGTTCAACCCTGCCACTATAACCCCTAGGTTTTAAACTGTCAAAATCATAATCAAAAAAAAGGGGCCACAATTCATTATCATTTAAATCTATGTTAACCCTCTCTACCATCTGTTACCCTATACTCATTTTTAAAATTATCTAATAAGGCATTAACAAAATTTGTTACTTGGCTATCTGTATATGTAGAAGCAATACTCACATATTCATCTAATATAGCAAAAAAGGGCGTATCAAAGTATAAAAACTCACTAATTGCTACCCTTAATATGCTTAACTCTACATAGCCAATCCTATCAATTGTCCAATTTTTCTTTAAATATTTTTTTATATATTTATCAATTGTCTCACTATTTTTGCAAGTTTGCAAAAATAGTTTTTTCGCAAAGTCCCTTTGCTTGTTATCTAGCTTATAATTATTGTATTTATAATATTTTTCAATAATTTCATCTGGATCATATGCTCCAAATGAATAGGCATAAAACATTTCAACAGCATCAATTCTTGCTTTTGTTCTTGCCCTAAGCTTTGAGACCATAGTTATCTAATAGGTTAACCATCTCCAAGGCGTTAATAGCAGCTTCACTCCCTTTATTACCAGATTTTAGGCCCGATCTCTCTACAGCCTGCTCAAGGGTATCTGTTGTCAATACACCAAATATAACTGGTACTTCACTATCGTATGATGCCTTTGCAACACCCTTTGAAACTTCATTTGCTACATAATCAAAATGAGGTGTATCTCCTCTTATTACAGCCCCTAGAGCAATTACAGCATCATACTTCTTTGACAAAGATAATTTTTTACACAATAAAGGAATCTCAAAAGAACCTGGCACCCTAAAGATTTCAACATCACTTTCTTTGACATTATGTCTATATAACATATCTAATGCACCCGATAAAAGATTCTTTGTTACAAAATCATTAAATCTTGAAATAACAATTGCAAAACGATAACCATCACCCTTTAATTTACCTTCGTTGATTTTTAATACCATCTATTCCTCCTTTTCATCAAAATGAATATTATGCCCCAATTTTACCTTTTTTGTCCATAAATAATCCCTATTTTCTTTTGTAACTTTTGTGACAATGGGTATAGTTTCTACTATTTCCAAACCAAAACCTGATAGACCCTTAATCTTTTTGGGGTTATTTGTTAATAATCTCATTTTTTTAATGCCAAGTAACCTTAAAATCTGCGCACCAAAACCATAAGCTCTTAAATCTGCAGAAAACCCTAAGTGTAGATTGGCTTCAACAGTATCAAGACCTGATTCTTGCAATTTATACGCCTT contains:
- the pilB gene encoding type IV-A pilus assembly ATPase PilB, producing the protein MVIEDLIKEKGLVSEEQLQEALSIKTRRGGSLPSILVSLKYVDKDEIGKLLSEYYGVPYIDLRKVSIPDSVLELVPDVICKKYTLIPFGVVGNKLKVAMSDPSNIFALEELRFATGKTIESYVDLDRYIKRLIEEKTGRTKLKGIADEDAFRDFEVGEEDGETAVDLDELTVGAEDAPIVKLVNTVLNDAVKKNASDIHFEPYEKMFRIRLRVDGILRDYLQPPVKIKNAVTSRIKILARLDIAERRLPQDGRINLRISNMEYDIRVSIIPTIYGEKAVLRLLRKTGGIITLEELGFDKESMEKYIKAISKPYGMILMTGPTGSGKSTTLYAALNRLNSPEVNIMTAEDPVEYNIVGVNQINIRESIGLTFASALRSFLRQDPDIIMVGEMRDYETAEVAVRAALTGHLVFSTLHTNDAPSTATRLINMGLEPFLVASSVNLIAAQRLIRRVCRGCSDTDNSVSDELLLSMGFKEEEIGTFIPVKGKGCDLCDGTGYKGRIALFETMEINEKIANLILRGATSYELKDAAIKEGMLTLRRSGLNKIREGITTVDEVIRVTLED
- a CDS encoding DUF502 domain-containing protein, coding for MWIFKSFTNFLLPYIIMAESYFNIVLNPVGRRVISLILLCIIISIIGVFAKNYFGKKLINLFDNIIKKIPLISTIYVSSKQVIHAFHNTNTDNFRKVLLIEYPKKGLYAIAFLTNTTLTYFNKHLREETLSVFLPTAPNPTSGFILIVPKKDVIELDMTVEEGFKFVLSIGMVAPDRLSGNSDKVRFK
- the upp gene encoding uracil phosphoribosyltransferase, with product MYSNLKIINHPLVKHKLTKIRDYRTTKKEFKELLDEVSMLMAYEITKDLPLKNIKIKTPMTQMVSPIISGKKVVLLPILRAGVGMIDGVLKLIPSARVGHIGIYRDHDTLKPVVYYFKVPNDCINRNVIILDPMLATGGSIVKAVDKLIEVGVKNIKIMCLIAAPEGVEYVNKYYPDLPIYVASLDECLNEDGYIMPGLGDAGDRLFGTK
- a CDS encoding HD domain-containing protein — protein: MELNIVEERFLIIDVNENLTKDNKPYLRFILYDEKSKQYSGIMFNIKNINFRPSKGDIVKINGILQNYNGQVQLKISKMFKLEGESHDDFLPRSMYDLNIMLETLKKTVLENIKDEYLKKLCVLFFEDNETVEKFKKSPAAKSIHHPYIGGLLEHTLSVVRLAVFLSKHYSDYVNSDLLLVGSLFHDLGKIYELEAKEGIDYTDCGRLVGHLLLGIEKINEYINRIDSFPATLKNLLIHMIASHHGYLEYGSPQLPKTYEALILYYIDDLDAKLNNFNQLLEREGVDEGWSSYNKILERQIFKHNR
- a CDS encoding DUF4911 domain-containing protein translates to MSEKATVKIRLYVDKKDIMYLNSIIDSYEGVGIVRTINRHKGQVVIYTTKSQKDVLISILEALRKEGVTLEIVGVIENEEIDSWN
- the nusB gene encoding transcription antitermination factor NusB — its product is MVSKLRARTKARIDAVEMFYAYSFGAYDPDEIIEKYYKYNNYKLDNKQRDFAKKLFLQTCKNSETIDKYIKKYLKKNWTIDRIGYVELSILRVAISEFLYFDTPFFAILDEYVSIASTYTDSQVTNFVNALLDNFKNEYRVTDGREG
- the ribE gene encoding 6,7-dimethyl-8-ribityllumazine synthase: MVLKINEGKLKGDGYRFAIVISRFNDFVTKNLLSGALDMLYRHNVKESDVEIFRVPGSFEIPLLCKKLSLSKKYDAVIALGAVIRGDTPHFDYVANEVSKGVAKASYDSEVPVIFGVLTTDTLEQAVERSGLKSGNKGSEAAINALEMVNLLDNYGLKA